Proteins from a genomic interval of Oncorhynchus nerka isolate Pitt River linkage group LG13, Oner_Uvic_2.0, whole genome shotgun sequence:
- the gja13.1 gene encoding connexin 32.3: MGDWGFLSTLLDKVQSHSTVIGKIWMSVLFLFRIMVLGAGAESVWGDEQSGFICNTQQPGCENVCYDWIFPISHIRFWVMQIIFISTPTLLYLGHAMHVISQENKLRAILHSQEDNGTLKKPKYTDEAGKVRIRGDLLGSYMTQLFFKIILEIAFIVGQYYLYGFVMVPMFPCSKSPCPYTVECYMSRPTEKTIFIIFMLVVACVSLALNVIEVFYLLYTRVRCGGSKGRTHHTTSAANPATLHSSGWSGRVDTEMDPLRQNKMNLGFESGQSLGGSLDGATQEKRLLGDH, translated from the coding sequence ATGGGAGACTGGGGTTTTCTTTCCACGTTACTGGACAAGGTGCAGTCCCACTCAACGGTCATTGGAAAGATATGGATGAGTGTCCTGTTCCTGTTCAGAATCATGGTTCTGGGTGCTGGAGCGGAGAGCGTGTGGGGCGATGAACAATCTGGTTTCATATGCAATACGCAACAACCTGGTTGTGAAAATGTCTGCTACGACTGGATCTTCCCCATATCACACATCCGTTTCTGGGTCATGCAGATCATCTTCATCTCCACTCCAACTCTTCTGTACCTGGGCCATGCCATGCATGTCATCAGCCAGGAGAACAAGCTGAGAGCCATACTGCACAGCCAAGAAGATAATGGCACGTTGAAGAAGCCCAAATACACAGATGAAGCAGGGAAGGTCAGAATTAGGGGAGATTTGTTGGGCAGTTACATGACCCAGCTATTCTTTAAGATCATTCTAGAGATCGCTTTTATTGTTGGCCAGTACTACCTGTATGGGTTTGTCATGGTTCCCATGTTCCCTTGCTCCAAATCTCCCTGTCCCTATACTGTAGAATGCTACATGTCTCGTCCCACAGAGAAGACCATCTTCATCATCTTCATGCTGGTGGTGGCCTGTGTGTCTCTGGCTCTGAATGTGATTGAGGTGTTCTATCTGCTTTACACAAGAGTGAGATGTGGCGGCTCCAAGGGGCGCACTCATCACACTACGTCAGCAGCGAACCCCGccaccctccactcctctgggtgGTCTGGTCGCGTGGATACTGAGATGGACCCACTGAGACAGAACAAGATGAACCTGGGGTTTGAGAGTGGGCAGAGTTTAGGGGGTAGTCTGGATGGAGCCACACAAGAGAAAAGGTTGCTAGGTGACCACTAA
- the gja12.1 gene encoding gap junction protein, alpha 12.1, whose translation MGEWGFLSSLLDKVQSHFTVIGKVWMTVLFIFRIMVLGAGAEKVWGDEQSNMICNTKQPGCKNVCYDHAFPISHIRFWVLQIIFVSTPTLVYLGHVMHVIHKENKLRQWLSQAGNEMGKMPKYSDEKGHVKIKGELLASYTVNIFFRILLEIAFIVGQYYLYGFILDPKIECSRAPCPFTVECFMSRPTEKTIFIIFMLVVACVSLLLNVVEIFYLICSKCGSGSRRRAQKVPAIAMHSCLDGGSTA comes from the coding sequence ATGGGAGAGTGGGGATTCCTGTCGTCGCTGCTGGACAAGGTGCAGTCGCACTTCACGGTCATTGGAAAGGTTTGGATGACCGTCCTGTTTATCTTCAGGATCATGGTCCTCGGAGCAGGGGCGGAGAAGGTGTGGGGCGATGAGCAGTCCAATATGATTTGCAATACCAAACAGCCCGGCTGTAAGAACGTGTGCTACGATCACGCCTTCCCCATCTCCCACATCCGCTTCTGGGTCCTTCAGATCATCTTCGTCTCCACCCCAACGTTGGTGTACCTGGGACATGTCATGCACGTCATCCACAAGGAGAACAAACTGAGGCAATGGCTGAGTCAGGCAGGCAATGAGATGGGGAAAATGCCTAAGTATTCTGATGAGAAGGGTCATGTCAAAATCAAAGGTGAATTGCTGGCTAGTTACACAGTCAATATATTCTTCAGGATTCTGCTTGAGATAGCGTTTATAGTGGGTCAGTATTACTTGTATGGGTTTATTCTGGACCCCAAAATTGAATGCAGCAGAGCTCCTTGTCCGTTCACTGTAGAATGTTTCATGTCACGACCAACAGAGAAGACCATCTTCATCATCTTCATGCTGGTGGTGGCTTGCGTATCTCTGCTGCTGAATGTGGTGGAGATATTTTATTTGATATGCTCTAAGTGTGGCTCTGGCTCAAGAAGACGAGCCCAAAAAGTCCCAGCCATCGCAATGCACAGCTGTCTGGATGGGGGCAGTACTGCCTGA
- the LOC115139447 gene encoding gap junction alpha-1 protein-like, with product MGDWSALGRLLDKVQAYSTAGGKVWLSVLFIFRILVLGTAVESAWGDEQSAFKCNTQQPGCENVCYDKSFPISHVRFWVLQIIFVSTPTLLYLAHVFYLLRIEQKINRKEEGLKTIQNDGGDVDVPLKKIELKKLKHGLEEHGKVKMKGALLRTYIVSIFFKSIFEVGFLVIQWYIYGFSLAAVYTCERSPCPHRVDCFLSRPTEKTVFIIFMLVVSLVSLVLNVIELFYVTFKRIKDRVKGKQPPVHYPGTGTLSPTPKDLSTTKYAYYNGCSSPTAPLSPMSPPGYKLATGERTNSVRNYNKQANEQNWANYSTEQNRLGHNGSTISNSHAQAFDFPDDTQESKKLTPGHELQPLALMDPRPCSRASSRMSSRPRPDDLDV from the coding sequence ATGGGTGACTGGAGTGCTTTGGGGAGGCTACTGGACAAGGTTCAGGCTTACTCCACGGCTGGAGGGAAGGTGTggctctctgtcctcttcatcttcaGGATCCTGGTGCTGGGAACCGCTGTGGAGTCTGCCTGGGGGGACGAGCAGTCCGCCTTCAAGTGCAACACCCAGCAACCTGGTTGTGAGAATGTGTGTTACGACAAATCCTTTCCTATATCACATGTACGGTTCTGGGTGCTACAGATTATCTTTGTCTCGACGCCGACTCTTCTCTACCTTGCCCATGTGTTCTACCTGTTGCGAATAGAGCAGAAGATTAACCGCAAAGAGGAAGGGCTGAAAACCATCCAGAACGACGGAGGCGATGTGGACGTACCTCTGAAGAAGATTGAGTTAAAAAAGCTCAAGCATGGGCTGGAGGAGCATGGGAAGGTTAAGATGAAGGGAGCCCTCTTGAGAACCTACATCGTCAGCATTTTCTTTAAGTCCATCTTTGAGGTGGGCTTCCTGGTCATACAGTGGTACATTTACGGCTTCAGCTTGGCTGCTGTCTACACCTGTGAGAGGTCCCCCTGCCCCCACAGAGTAGACTGTTTCCTCTCCCGACCCACTGAGAAAACCGTCTTCATCATCTTCATGCTGgtggtctctctggtctccctgGTTCTGAATGTCATTGAGCTCTTCTACGTGACGTTCAAGAGGATCAAAGACCGCGTGAAGGGGAAACAACCGCCCGTCCACTACCCTGGCACTGGGACATTAAGCCCCACTCCCAAGGATCTGTCCACCACTAAGTATGCCTACTATAATGGCTGTTCTTCTCCCACTGCCCCCTTGTCACCCATGTCACCCCCGGGGTACAAGCTGGCCACTGGGGAGAGAACCAACTCTGTTCGCAACTACAACAAGCAAGCCAACGAGCAAAACTGGGCCAACTACAGCACGGAGCAGAACCGCCTGGGCCATAATGGCAGCACCATCTCCAACTCCCATGCACAGGCCTTTGACTTCCCTGACGACACCCAGGAGAGTAAGAAACTGACCCCAGGGCACGAGCTGCAGCCGTTGGCCCTGATGGACCCCAGGCCCTGCAGTCGAGCCAGCAGTCGCATGAGCAGTCGGCCAAGGCCAGACGATCTAGATGTCTAG